In the Mycolicibacterium thermoresistibile genome, one interval contains:
- a CDS encoding copper chaperone PCu(A)C, with translation MPKFLFRAALAASLLIAPMAAGCASDDPADTDRSAATVVTVSDQWAKAAPDGMTSLFGTFHNSGDHDVRIVSATSPVAGSVELHEVVTDAAGTSVMQEKGDGFHIPAGGSHELTPGGDHLMLIDLTEPLTVGSDIDVEVTFDDGSTLPFVVQVRDFPGADEQYGTDGAHDHGDHGVHDHGDHGDHGDHEAHGHG, from the coding sequence ATGCCCAAATTCTTATTTCGTGCTGCCCTCGCCGCGTCCCTGCTGATCGCACCGATGGCGGCCGGCTGCGCCTCCGACGATCCCGCCGACACCGACCGGTCGGCCGCGACCGTGGTCACGGTGAGCGATCAGTGGGCCAAAGCCGCCCCCGACGGGATGACCTCACTGTTCGGCACCTTCCACAACAGCGGCGACCACGACGTCCGGATCGTGTCGGCCACCTCACCGGTCGCGGGTTCGGTGGAACTGCACGAGGTGGTCACCGACGCCGCCGGGACGTCGGTGATGCAGGAGAAAGGGGACGGCTTCCACATCCCGGCCGGCGGCAGCCACGAACTGACCCCGGGTGGCGACCATCTGATGCTCATCGACCTGACCGAGCCGCTGACCGTCGGCAGCGACATCGACGTCGAGGTGACGTTCGACGACGGTTCGACGCTGCCGTTCGTGGTCCAGGTTCGGGACTTCCCGGGAGCCGATGAGCAGTACGGCACCGACGGGGCCCACGATCACGGGGATCACGGGGTCCACGACCACGGGGATCACGGGGATCACGGGGACCACGAGGCCCACGGCCATGGGTGA
- a CDS encoding fructose bisphosphate aldolase — translation MNQEMYKKAQSGKGFIAALDQSGGSTPKALRLYGIPEDSYSTDDEMFDLVHQMRTRIITSPVFNGDRIVGAILFENTMDRTIEGRPSADYLWNVKNIVPFLKIDKGLAEEKDGVQLMKPIPGLDELLDRAIANGVFGTKERSVIKMPGAGLQAVVDQQFEIAQQVLAKGLVPIVEPEVDIHSPKKAEAEEQLKDALLNAVNALSDGQVVMLKLTLPDADNLYKELVEHPKVLRVVALSGGYTREESCARLARNNGVIASFSRAFTEGLTAQQSDEEFNATLDKSIAEIAAASDT, via the coding sequence ATGAATCAAGAAATGTACAAGAAGGCCCAGAGCGGCAAGGGCTTCATCGCGGCGCTGGACCAGAGCGGCGGGAGCACGCCGAAGGCGCTGAGGCTGTACGGCATCCCGGAGGACTCCTACTCCACCGACGACGAGATGTTCGACCTGGTGCACCAGATGCGCACCCGGATCATCACCAGCCCGGTCTTCAACGGCGACCGGATCGTCGGCGCCATCCTGTTCGAGAACACCATGGACCGCACGATCGAGGGCCGGCCGAGCGCCGACTATCTGTGGAACGTCAAGAACATCGTTCCGTTCCTCAAGATCGACAAGGGCCTGGCCGAGGAGAAGGACGGCGTCCAGCTGATGAAGCCGATCCCCGGGCTGGACGAACTGCTCGACCGCGCGATCGCCAACGGTGTGTTCGGCACCAAGGAGCGGTCGGTCATCAAGATGCCCGGCGCCGGTCTGCAGGCCGTCGTCGACCAGCAGTTCGAGATCGCCCAGCAGGTCCTGGCCAAGGGCCTGGTGCCGATCGTCGAACCCGAGGTCGACATCCACAGCCCGAAGAAGGCCGAGGCCGAGGAGCAGCTGAAGGACGCGCTGCTGAACGCGGTCAACGCGCTGTCGGACGGCCAGGTGGTGATGCTGAAGCTGACCCTGCCCGACGCCGACAACCTCTACAAGGAGCTCGTCGAGCATCCCAAGGTGCTGCGGGTGGTCGCGCTGTCCGGCGGTTACACCCGGGAGGAGTCGTGCGCCCGGTTGGCGCGCAACAACGGCGTGATCGCCAGCTTCTCGCGCGCGTTCACCGAGGGCCTGACCGCGCAGCAGAGCGACGAGGAGTTCAACGCGACGCTGGACAAGTCGATCGCCGAGATCGCCGCCGCCTCCGACACCTGA
- a CDS encoding acyl-CoA dehydrogenase family protein, with protein MLDWSDVDLAVRDAVREFIDKEIRPHLDELESGDMEPYPIVRKLFATFGIDKMAKEALDKRLARLREGGEAKTAGSRGGMFGGGSPGMGFVLISELCRVSMGLVTGMGVSLGLTVPTIQSRGTLAQQERWLPGLVTYEKIGAWAITEPDSGSDAFGGMKSYVVRDGDDYILNGQKTFITNGPDADVVVVYAKLDEPGVAPRDRKVLTFVLDKGMEGFVQSRPFRKMGIHSSRTGELFFNNVRLGRDRLLGESEDQAGDGRDSARSSFSAERIGVAAMALGVIEECLRLCVDYAKNRKLWGQEIAQFQLIQLKLAKMEVARMNVRNMLFRVIEAAEKGVPISLAEASAIKWYCSEAATDVAMDAVQLFGGNGYMTEYRVEQLARDAKSLMIYAGSNEVQITHVARGLLNA; from the coding sequence ATGCTCGATTGGTCTGATGTCGATCTCGCTGTACGCGATGCCGTCCGGGAGTTCATCGACAAGGAAATCCGTCCTCATCTCGACGAACTCGAAAGCGGCGACATGGAGCCCTATCCCATCGTCCGCAAACTGTTCGCCACCTTCGGCATCGACAAGATGGCCAAGGAGGCGCTGGACAAGCGGCTGGCCCGGCTGCGTGAGGGCGGGGAGGCCAAGACCGCCGGCTCGCGCGGCGGCATGTTCGGCGGCGGGTCGCCGGGGATGGGCTTCGTACTCATCAGTGAACTGTGTCGGGTGTCGATGGGCCTGGTGACCGGTATGGGTGTCAGCCTCGGCCTGACGGTGCCGACCATCCAGAGCCGCGGCACCCTGGCCCAGCAGGAACGCTGGCTGCCCGGCCTGGTCACCTACGAGAAGATCGGGGCCTGGGCGATCACCGAGCCGGACTCCGGCTCGGACGCGTTCGGCGGCATGAAGTCCTATGTGGTCCGCGACGGGGACGACTACATCCTCAACGGCCAGAAGACGTTCATCACCAACGGACCCGACGCCGACGTCGTGGTGGTCTACGCCAAGCTCGACGAACCCGGGGTGGCCCCGCGGGACCGCAAGGTGCTGACCTTCGTCCTGGACAAGGGCATGGAGGGCTTCGTGCAGTCCAGGCCGTTCCGCAAGATGGGCATTCACAGCTCCCGCACCGGCGAGTTGTTCTTCAACAACGTGCGCCTGGGCCGCGACCGGCTGCTCGGCGAATCCGAGGATCAGGCCGGCGACGGCCGCGACAGCGCGCGGTCCAGCTTCTCCGCCGAACGCATCGGGGTCGCGGCGATGGCCCTGGGCGTCATCGAGGAATGTCTGCGGCTGTGCGTCGACTACGCCAAGAACCGCAAGCTGTGGGGTCAGGAGATCGCCCAGTTCCAGCTGATCCAGCTCAAGCTGGCGAAGATGGAGGTGGCGCGGATGAATGTGCGCAACATGTTGTTCCGCGTCATCGAGGCGGCCGAGAAGGGTGTGCCCATCTCGCTGGCCGAGGCGTCGGCGATCAAGTGGTACTGCTCGGAGGCGGCCACCGACGTCGCGATGGACGCCGTGCAGTTGTTCGGCGGCAACGGCTACATGACCGAGTACCGGGTGGAACAGCTGGCCCGCGACGCCAAGTCGCTGATGATCTACGCCGGCAGCAACGAGGTGCAGATCACCCACGTCGCACGCGGTCTGCTCAACGCCTGA
- the uvrA gene encoding excinuclease ABC subunit UvrA — protein MADRLIVKGAREHNLRSVDLDLPRDALIVFTGLSGSGKSSLAFDTIFAEGQRRYVESLSAYARQFLGQMDKPDVDFIEGLSPAVSIDQKSTNRNPRSTVGTITEVYDYLRLLYARAGTPHCPVCGERIARQTPQQIVDQVLAMDEGLRFQVLAPVVRTRKGEFVDLFDKLNSQGYSRVRVDGVVYPLTDPPKLKKQEKHDIEVVVDRLTVKPSAKQRLTDSIETALNLADGIVVLDFVDRDEDDPHREQRFSEKLACPNGHPLAVDDLEPRSFSFNSPYGACPECAGLGIRKEVDVDLVVPDPDLTLAEGAIAPWSMGQTAEYFTRMLAGLGEAMGFDVDTPWRKLPAKVRKAILEGCDEQVHVRYKNRYGRVRSYYADFEGVMAYLHRRMEQTDSEQMKERLEGFMRDVPCPECGGTRLKPEILAVTLSAGEFGEKSIAEVADLSIADCAEFLNALTLGPREQAIAGQVLKEIQSRLGFLLDVGLDYLSLSRAAATLSGGEAQRIRLATQIGSGLVGVLYVLDEPSIGLHQRDNRRLIDTLVRLRDLGNTLIVVEHDLDTIAHADWVVDIGPAAGEHGGRIVHSGPYADLLANPDSLTGEYLSGKKSIEVPAMRRPVDRKRQLTVVGARENNLRDIDVSFPLGVLTAVTGVSGSGKSTLVNDILAAALANKLNGARLVPGRHTRVNGLGEVDKLVRVDQSPIGRTPRSNPATYTGVFDKIRTLFAATTEAKVRGYQPGRFSFNVKGGRCEACSGDGTLKIEMNFLPDVYVPCEVCHGARYNRETLEVHYKGKTIAEVLDMSIEEAAEFFAPISSIHRYLQTLVDVGLGYVRLGQPAPTLSGGEAQRVKLASELQKRSTGRTVYILDEPTTGLHFEDIRKLLGVINGLVDKGNTVIVIEHNLDVIKTADWIIDMGPEGGNGGGTVVAQGTPEDVAANPDSYTGQFLAEILDVPAPTRKRRKVQVSA, from the coding sequence TTGGCTGACCGCCTGATCGTCAAGGGGGCGCGCGAGCACAATCTGCGCAGCGTTGATCTTGATCTACCCCGCGATGCCCTGATCGTCTTCACCGGCTTGTCCGGTTCCGGGAAGTCCTCGCTGGCCTTCGACACCATCTTCGCCGAGGGCCAGCGCCGTTATGTGGAGTCGCTGTCGGCCTATGCGCGCCAGTTCCTCGGCCAGATGGACAAGCCCGACGTCGACTTCATCGAGGGCCTGTCCCCGGCGGTGTCGATCGACCAGAAGTCCACCAACCGCAACCCGCGATCCACGGTGGGCACCATCACCGAGGTCTACGACTATCTGCGGCTGCTGTACGCCCGGGCCGGAACCCCGCACTGCCCGGTGTGCGGTGAGCGGATCGCGCGTCAGACCCCGCAGCAGATCGTCGACCAGGTGCTCGCCATGGACGAGGGGCTGCGGTTCCAGGTGCTCGCGCCGGTGGTGCGCACCCGCAAGGGCGAGTTCGTCGACCTGTTCGACAAGCTGAACTCGCAGGGCTACAGCCGGGTCCGGGTGGACGGTGTGGTGTATCCGCTGACCGATCCGCCGAAGCTGAAGAAGCAGGAGAAACACGACATCGAGGTGGTCGTCGACCGCCTGACCGTCAAGCCGTCCGCCAAACAGCGGCTGACCGACTCGATCGAGACCGCGCTGAACCTCGCCGACGGCATCGTGGTGCTGGACTTCGTCGACCGCGACGAGGACGATCCGCACCGCGAGCAGCGGTTCTCCGAGAAGCTGGCCTGCCCGAACGGGCATCCGCTGGCGGTCGACGATCTGGAGCCGCGGTCGTTCTCGTTCAACTCGCCGTACGGGGCCTGCCCGGAGTGCGCCGGGCTCGGGATCCGCAAGGAGGTCGACGTCGACCTCGTGGTGCCCGACCCGGACCTGACCCTGGCCGAGGGCGCGATCGCACCGTGGTCCATGGGCCAGACGGCCGAATACTTCACCCGCATGCTGGCAGGTCTCGGCGAGGCGATGGGCTTCGACGTCGACACCCCGTGGCGCAAGCTGCCGGCCAAGGTTCGCAAGGCGATCCTGGAAGGCTGCGACGAACAGGTGCACGTGCGGTACAAGAACCGCTACGGCCGGGTGCGTTCGTACTACGCCGATTTCGAAGGCGTGATGGCCTATCTGCACCGCCGCATGGAGCAGACCGATTCCGAACAGATGAAGGAACGGCTGGAAGGCTTCATGCGGGACGTGCCGTGCCCGGAGTGCGGCGGCACCCGGCTGAAACCGGAGATCCTCGCCGTCACCCTGTCGGCGGGGGAGTTCGGCGAGAAGTCGATCGCCGAGGTCGCCGACCTGTCCATCGCCGACTGTGCAGAGTTCCTCAACGCCCTGACACTCGGACCGCGGGAACAGGCCATCGCCGGCCAGGTGCTCAAGGAGATCCAGTCCCGGCTGGGCTTCCTGCTCGACGTGGGGCTCGACTATCTGTCGCTGTCGCGGGCGGCGGCCACCCTGTCCGGTGGTGAGGCCCAGCGCATCCGGCTGGCCACCCAGATCGGCTCCGGGCTGGTGGGCGTGTTGTACGTGCTCGACGAGCCGTCGATCGGGCTGCACCAGCGGGACAACCGGCGGCTGATCGACACCCTGGTGCGGCTGCGGGATCTCGGCAACACCCTGATCGTCGTGGAGCACGACCTGGACACCATCGCGCACGCTGACTGGGTGGTCGACATCGGCCCGGCGGCCGGTGAGCACGGCGGCCGGATCGTGCACTCCGGGCCGTATGCGGATCTGTTGGCCAACCCCGACTCGCTGACCGGCGAATACCTGTCCGGCAAGAAGAGCATCGAGGTGCCGGCGATGCGCCGGCCGGTCGACCGCAAACGGCAGCTGACCGTGGTGGGCGCGCGGGAGAACAATCTGCGCGACATCGACGTGTCGTTCCCGCTCGGCGTGCTGACCGCGGTGACCGGGGTGTCCGGGTCGGGTAAGTCCACGTTGGTGAACGACATCCTGGCGGCCGCGCTGGCCAACAAGCTCAACGGTGCCCGCCTGGTGCCCGGCCGGCACACCCGGGTCAACGGGCTGGGCGAGGTGGACAAGCTGGTGCGGGTCGACCAGTCGCCGATCGGCCGCACCCCGCGGTCCAACCCGGCCACCTACACCGGGGTGTTCGACAAGATCCGCACCCTGTTCGCCGCCACCACCGAGGCCAAGGTGCGCGGCTATCAGCCGGGCCGGTTCTCGTTCAACGTCAAGGGCGGCCGCTGCGAGGCGTGCTCGGGCGACGGCACCTTGAAGATCGAGATGAACTTCCTGCCCGACGTGTACGTGCCGTGCGAGGTGTGCCACGGGGCCCGGTACAACCGGGAGACTCTCGAGGTGCACTACAAGGGCAAGACCATCGCCGAGGTGCTGGACATGTCGATCGAGGAGGCGGCCGAGTTCTTCGCGCCGATCAGCTCGATCCACCGCTACCTGCAGACCCTCGTCGACGTCGGGCTGGGCTACGTCCGGCTGGGCCAGCCCGCGCCCACGCTCTCCGGCGGTGAGGCCCAGCGCGTCAAGCTGGCCTCCGAACTGCAGAAGAGGTCGACCGGGCGCACCGTCTACATCCTCGACGAGCCCACCACCGGCCTGCATTTCGAGGACATCCGCAAACTGCTCGGCGTGATCAACGGGCTGGTCGACAAGGGCAACACCGTGATCGTCATCGAACACAACCTCGATGTGATCAAGACGGCGGACTGGATCATCGACATGGGCCCGGAGGGCGGCAACGGCGGCGGCACCGTGGTCGCGCAGGGCACACCCGAAGATGTCGCGGCGAATCCGGACAGCTACACCGGTCAGTTCCTGGCCGAGATCCTCGACGTTCCGGCGCCCACCCGCAAACGGCGCAAGGTGCAGGTCAGCGCCTGA
- a CDS encoding MBL fold metallo-hydrolase — protein sequence MTVVAEEYTGHVEPQTAARRTLPGASIIKVSVGPMDNNAYLITCSRTGETLLIDAANDAEILLDLIERYAPKLSLIVTSHQHFDHWQALEKVVAATGAPTAAHHLDAEPLPVPPDRILSGGETITIGDLHFDVIHLRGHTPGSVALALSGPPAGHTTHLFTGDCLFPGGVGKTWEPGAFEQLLDDVITRVFDVYPDSTVVYPGHGDDTTLGAERPHLGEWRERGW from the coding sequence ATGACAGTCGTCGCCGAGGAGTACACCGGACACGTCGAACCTCAGACCGCGGCACGGCGGACGTTGCCCGGCGCATCGATCATCAAGGTGTCGGTCGGCCCCATGGACAACAACGCCTACCTGATCACCTGTTCCCGCACCGGCGAAACCCTGCTGATCGACGCCGCCAACGACGCCGAGATCCTGCTCGACCTCATCGAACGGTACGCCCCGAAACTATCGCTGATCGTCACCAGCCACCAGCACTTCGACCACTGGCAGGCGCTGGAGAAGGTCGTCGCGGCCACCGGTGCCCCGACCGCGGCGCACCACCTCGACGCCGAACCGCTGCCGGTGCCGCCGGACCGCATCCTCTCCGGCGGTGAGACGATCACGATCGGTGATCTGCACTTCGACGTGATCCACCTGCGCGGACACACGCCGGGGTCGGTCGCGCTGGCGCTGAGCGGCCCGCCCGCCGGGCATACCACCCACCTGTTCACCGGCGACTGCCTGTTCCCGGGCGGGGTCGGCAAGACCTGGGAACCGGGCGCCTTCGAACAGTTGCTCGACGATGTCATCACCCGGGTGTTCGACGTCTATCCGGACTCGACGGTGGTGTATCCGGGCCACGGCGACGACACCACGCTGGGCGCCGAACGCCCACACCTCGGAGAATGGCGGGAGCGGGGCTGGTAG
- the rpmI gene encoding 50S ribosomal protein L35, whose protein sequence is MPKAKTHSGAAKRFRRTGTGKIVRQKANRRHLLEHKPSTRTRRLAGRTDVSAADNRRVNKMLNG, encoded by the coding sequence ATGCCCAAGGCGAAAACCCACAGCGGTGCAGCGAAGCGGTTCCGGCGCACCGGCACCGGCAAGATCGTGCGCCAGAAGGCGAACCGTCGGCACCTGCTCGAGCACAAGCCGAGCACCCGCACCCGCCGCCTGGCCGGCCGGACGGACGTGTCGGCCGCCGACAACCGCCGCGTCAACAAGATGCTGAACGGCTGA
- a CDS encoding TrmH family RNA methyltransferase yields MVAAVKLHRQTARRRAARFLAEGPNLVEAALRRGLVSEVYATEAAAQRFAELLAGTPADVGVRLVTERAAKALSDTVTPVGLVAVCRMPQTTLADVLAAAPRLVAVGVQIGEPGNAGTLIRTADAMGADAVVLAGAGVDPYNSKCLRASAGAIFTIPVVAGPDPVETVGRLQASGLQVLATTLDGEISLDSAESHVNLDRPTAWLFGGEAHGLPPEVAAAADHRVHIPMAGRTESLNVAAAAAICLYQSARAARSADHPA; encoded by the coding sequence GTGGTGGCAGCGGTCAAGCTGCACCGGCAGACAGCACGACGCCGCGCCGCGCGCTTCCTCGCCGAGGGACCCAACCTCGTCGAGGCGGCGCTGCGGCGCGGTTTGGTGTCGGAGGTCTACGCCACCGAAGCGGCGGCGCAGCGGTTCGCGGAACTGCTCGCCGGCACCCCGGCCGACGTCGGGGTACGGCTGGTCACCGAACGCGCCGCCAAGGCCCTGTCGGACACCGTCACCCCGGTCGGCCTGGTGGCGGTGTGCCGGATGCCGCAGACCACGCTGGCCGACGTGCTGGCGGCCGCGCCGCGCTTGGTCGCGGTGGGGGTGCAGATCGGGGAACCCGGAAACGCCGGCACGCTGATCCGCACCGCCGACGCCATGGGCGCCGACGCGGTGGTGCTGGCCGGCGCCGGGGTCGATCCCTACAACAGCAAATGCCTGCGTGCGTCGGCGGGGGCGATCTTCACCATCCCGGTGGTGGCCGGCCCCGACCCGGTCGAGACCGTCGGCCGGCTGCAGGCGAGCGGTCTGCAGGTGCTGGCGACCACCCTCGACGGGGAGATCAGCCTCGACAGCGCCGAATCCCACGTCAACCTCGACCGTCCCACCGCCTGGCTGTTCGGCGGTGAGGCGCACGGGCTGCCGCCGGAGGTGGCGGCCGCGGCCGACCATCGGGTGCACATCCCGATGGCCGGCCGCACCGAGAGCCTCAACGTCGCCGCTGCGGCCGCCATCTGCCTGTACCAGAGCGCCCGGGCGGCCCGGTCGGCCGATCATCCGGCGTGA
- the infC gene encoding translation initiation factor IF-3 produces MCCAVIPEDNIGGPISTETRVNERIRVPEVRLIGPGGEQVGIVRIEDALRVAAEADLDLVEVAPNARPPVCKIMDYGKYKYETAQKARESRKNQQQTVVKEQKLRPKIDPHDYETKKGHVIRFLEAGSKVKVTIMFRGREQSRPELGYRLLQRLGNDVAEYGYIETAPKQDGRNMTMVLAPHRGAKTRAKAAQEAERSGGKA; encoded by the coding sequence TTGTGCTGCGCGGTCATACCAGAGGACAACATAGGAGGCCCCATCAGCACTGAGACCCGCGTCAACGAGCGCATTCGCGTACCCGAAGTCCGTTTGATCGGACCGGGAGGTGAGCAGGTTGGAATCGTGCGCATCGAAGACGCTCTCCGCGTCGCCGCGGAAGCCGATCTCGACCTTGTCGAAGTCGCCCCCAACGCCAGGCCGCCGGTCTGCAAGATCATGGACTACGGCAAGTACAAGTACGAGACGGCCCAGAAGGCGCGCGAGTCTCGCAAGAACCAGCAGCAGACCGTCGTCAAGGAACAGAAGCTGCGACCGAAGATCGACCCGCACGATTACGAGACCAAGAAGGGTCACGTGATCCGGTTCCTCGAAGCGGGATCGAAGGTCAAGGTGACGATCATGTTCCGTGGCCGCGAGCAGTCCCGCCCCGAGTTGGGGTACCGGCTGCTGCAGCGCCTGGGCAACGATGTTGCCGAGTACGGCTACATCGAGACCGCCCCCAAACAGGACGGCCGGAACATGACGATGGTGCTGGCCCCGCACCGCGGCGCGAAGACTCGCGCCAAGGCGGCGCAAGAGGCCGAGCGCTCCGGCGGCAAGGCCTGA
- a CDS encoding DUF1844 domain-containing protein: MTDKPTAEESSDQRIRDLAEIPAVEVISRAAVMLMSAAAEKLGLSADDPDDSPHRDLDEARRLITALAGLVTASVEYLGPHAGPMRDGLKSLQLAFREASAHPDEPGKGPGEKYTGPVWG, encoded by the coding sequence ATGACCGACAAACCCACAGCTGAGGAATCGTCGGACCAGCGGATCCGCGATCTGGCCGAGATTCCGGCCGTCGAGGTGATCAGCCGGGCGGCGGTGATGTTGATGAGCGCGGCCGCGGAGAAGCTCGGCCTGTCGGCCGACGATCCCGACGACAGCCCGCACCGCGACCTCGACGAGGCGCGCCGGCTGATCACCGCGCTGGCCGGGCTCGTCACCGCCTCGGTGGAGTATCTCGGACCGCACGCCGGCCCGATGCGCGACGGGCTGAAGTCGCTGCAACTGGCGTTCCGCGAGGCCAGCGCCCACCCCGATGAGCCGGGCAAGGGTCCGGGCGAGAAGTACACCGGCCCGGTCTGGGGATGA
- the rplT gene encoding 50S ribosomal protein L20, with protein MARVKRAVNAHKKRRSILKASKGYRGQRSRLYRKAKEQQLHSLTYAYRDRRARKGEFRKLWITRINAAARANGITYNRLIQGLKAAGVELDRKNLADIAVTDAAAFTALVEVARGALPADVNAPSGEAA; from the coding sequence ATGGCACGCGTGAAACGGGCAGTCAACGCCCACAAGAAGCGGCGCTCCATCCTCAAGGCCTCCAAGGGCTACCGCGGCCAGCGGTCGCGGCTGTATCGCAAGGCGAAAGAACAGCAGCTGCATTCGCTGACCTATGCGTACCGGGACCGCCGGGCGCGTAAGGGCGAGTTCCGCAAGCTGTGGATCACCCGGATCAACGCCGCCGCCCGGGCCAACGGCATCACCTACAACCGGCTGATCCAGGGGCTCAAGGCCGCCGGTGTCGAGTTGGACCGCAAGAACCTCGCCGACATCGCCGTCACCGATGCGGCCGCGTTCACCGCGTTGGTCGAGGTCGCCCGGGGCGCCTTGCCGGCCGACGTGAACGCGCCGTCCGGAGAGGCCGCCTGA
- a CDS encoding Dyp-type peroxidase, which translates to MGDRADTARDITISRRRLLAGGAAAIGAAGAAWSVGRAGAGTVAPDTTFGAEVVPFHGVHQAGIQTPPQAHALFTALDLRADSGRSPRQALTAVLRLWTADAERLTQGRPALADTEPELAHRPARLTVTVGLGPELFDKIGMSHARPPSARQLPAFTIDRLDPRWCGGDLFLQICADDPMVVAHTARVLLKNVRTLARPRWRQVGFRTARGADAPDVTMRNLFGQVDGTVNPDEADFAELVWMDGRQQPWSAGGSLAVVRRIAMNLDTWDELGRDARELTVGRRLDNGAPLTGRHETDEPDLTMLRNGIPVIPPNSHVARARHRTPEERFLRRSYNYDDPPADDRTSDAGLIFVSYQRDIDRQFLPVQQRLADADALNEWTTPIGSAVFVILPGVAPGGYLGESLLSG; encoded by the coding sequence ATGGGTGACCGTGCGGACACCGCGCGGGACATCACGATCAGCCGGCGGCGGCTCCTCGCCGGAGGAGCCGCCGCGATCGGCGCCGCCGGCGCGGCCTGGTCGGTCGGCCGGGCCGGTGCCGGCACGGTGGCCCCGGACACCACGTTCGGCGCCGAGGTGGTGCCGTTCCACGGCGTCCACCAGGCCGGGATCCAGACACCTCCGCAGGCGCATGCGCTGTTCACCGCGCTGGATCTGCGCGCGGACAGCGGCCGGAGCCCGCGGCAGGCGCTGACCGCGGTGCTCAGACTGTGGACCGCCGACGCCGAACGGCTGACCCAGGGCCGGCCCGCGCTCGCCGACACCGAACCGGAGCTGGCCCACCGCCCGGCCAGGCTGACGGTCACCGTCGGGCTGGGTCCGGAGCTGTTCGACAAGATCGGGATGTCGCATGCCCGGCCGCCGTCGGCCCGGCAGCTCCCGGCCTTCACCATCGACCGGCTCGACCCGCGATGGTGCGGCGGCGATCTGTTCCTGCAGATCTGTGCCGACGATCCGATGGTCGTCGCGCACACCGCGCGGGTGCTGCTGAAGAACGTCCGCACCCTGGCCCGGCCCCGGTGGCGTCAGGTCGGGTTCCGCACCGCCCGCGGCGCCGATGCCCCGGACGTGACGATGCGCAACCTGTTCGGTCAGGTCGACGGCACGGTGAACCCGGACGAGGCTGATTTCGCCGAGCTGGTGTGGATGGACGGCCGACAGCAGCCGTGGTCGGCCGGCGGCAGCCTGGCGGTGGTCCGCAGGATCGCGATGAACCTGGACACCTGGGACGAGCTGGGCCGCGACGCCCGGGAACTCACGGTCGGCCGGCGCCTGGACAACGGCGCGCCGCTGACCGGCCGTCACGAGACCGACGAACCGGATCTCACCATGCTGCGCAACGGGATTCCGGTGATACCGCCGAATTCGCACGTGGCCCGGGCGCGGCACCGCACGCCGGAGGAACGGTTTCTGCGGCGCTCGTACAACTACGACGATCCGCCGGCCGACGACCGGACCTCCGACGCCGGTCTGATCTTCGTGAGCTACCAGCGTGACATCGACCGGCAGTTCCTGCCGGTGCAGCAGCGCCTGGCCGACGCCGACGCGCTCAACGAGTGGACCACGCCGATCGGCTCCGCGGTGTTCGTCATCCTGCCCGGGGTGGCGCCGGGCGGATACCTGGGGGAGAGCCTGCTGTCGGGGTGA